The Mauremys reevesii isolate NIE-2019 linkage group 1, ASM1616193v1, whole genome shotgun sequence genome has a segment encoding these proteins:
- the LOC120395726 gene encoding olfactory receptor 51G2-like, with translation MSAVNDTKLKSVIFLLTRLPSHGDAHLWISIPFCFMYVISIIGNSLILFIVKTDPSLHEPMYIFLSMLAITDLGISITTIPTILGIYLFNSREISLDACLAQLFFIHLLQYIKSSVLLLMAFDRFIAIHNPLRYAAILTLPRIAKMGLVAVLRAMVLILPLPFLLKRLRYCHANVLSHSYCLFQEVMNMACSDITVNSIYGLFTKLFQMGLDSLLILLSYVMILKTVLSIASYKECLRALNTCVSHLCALLLFYTPEISLSLIHRFGKGSYPLLQILLGYMSLLLPPLMNPIVYSVKSKHLRVRIIRVLIK, from the coding sequence atgtcagctgtcaatgacaccaaattaAAATCTGTAATATTCCTTCTTACTAGGCTACCGAGTCATGGAGACGCACATCTCTGGATTTCTATCCCCTTCTGCTTCATGTATGTTATTTCAATAATAGGAAATTCACTCATTCTGTTCATTgtaaaaacagatccaagcctccatgagcccatgtacattttcctttccatgttggccatcACAGACCTTGGCATATCGATAACCACCATACCAACAATATTGGGCATATACTTGTTTAACTCTAGGGAGATCAGCCTCGACGCCTGTTTagcccagctgttcttcatccacttgCTTCAATACATTAAATCCTCTGTGCTCTTGctgatggcctttgaccgcttcatTGCAATCCATAACCCGCTGAGATATGCTGCCATCTTAACCCTGCCgagaatagccaagatgggactggtgGCTGTGCTAAGAGCGATGGTCTTAATACTTCCACTTCCCTTTCTCCTGAAACGGTTAAGATACTGTCAtgccaatgtcctctcccattcctattGCCTGTTCCAGGAGGTCATGAACATGGCTTGTTCTGATATCACAGTCAACAGCATCTATGGATTGTTTACTAAACTATTCCAGATGGGGTTGGACTCGCTGCTCATCTTgctctcttatgtgatgatcctcaaaacagtgctgagcatcGCATCCTACAAGGAGTGCCTGagggccctgaacacctgcgtCTCCCACCTCTGCGCCCTCCTGCTCTTCTACACACCAGAGATCAGTTTGTCTCTGATACACAGATTTGGGAAGGGCTCTTATCCCTTACTTCAGATTCTCCTGGGCTACAtgtctctgcttctccccccgcTGATGAACCCAATTGTGTAcagcgtgaaaagcaaacaccttcgtgtGAGGATAATCAGGGTGCTCATCAAGTGA
- the LOC120395986 gene encoding olfactory receptor 51A4-like, with product MSAINDTKLKSVIFLLTGLPSDGDTHLWISIPFFFMYVISIVGNSVILFIVKTDPSLHQPMYIFLSMLAITDLGISISTMPTILGIYLFNSREVSLNACLAQLFFIHLLQCIESSVLLLMAFDRFIAIHNPLRYAAILTLPRIAKMGLVAVIRAMAIILPLPFLLKRFQYCQANFLSHSYCLYRDVMNMACSDIRVNIIYGLFTKLLIMGLDSLLIFLSYVMILKTVLSIASYEECLRALNTCVSHLFAVLLFYTPDISLTVIHSFEKDSSPLLQILLGYISLLLPPLMNPIVYSVKSKHLCVKIIRVFIK from the coding sequence ATGTCAGCTATCAATGACACAAAATTAAAATCTGTAATATTCCTTCTCACCGGGCTACCAAGTGATGGAGACACACATCTCTGGATTTCTATCCCCTTCTTCTTCATGTATGTGATTtcgatagtaggaaattcagtcattctgttcattgtaaagacagatccaagcctccatcagcccatgtacattttcctttccatgttggccatcACAGACCTTGGCATATCGATATCCACCATGCCGACGATACTGGGCATATACTTGTTTAACTCTAGGGAGGTCAGCCTCAATGCCTGTTTAGCCCAGCTCTTCTTCATCCACTTGCTTCAGTGCATTGAATCCTCTGTGCTgttgttgatggcctttgaccgcttcatTGCGATCCATAACCCGCTGAGATATGCTGCCATCTTAACCCTGCCgagaatagccaagatgggactCGTGGCTGTGATAAGGGCGATGGCCATAATACTTCCACTTCCCTTTCTCCTGAAACGGTTCCAGTACTGTCAAGCCAatttcctctcccattcctactgttTGTACCGGGATGTCATGAACATGGCTTGTTCAGATATCAGAGTCAACATCATCTATGGATTGTTTACTAAACTCTTAATAATGGGATTGGATTCgctgctcatcttcctctcttatgtgatgatcctcaaaacGGTGCTGAGCATCGCGTCCTACGAGGAGTGCCTGAGGGCCCTGAACACATGCGTCTCCCACCTCTTTGCCGTCCTGCTCTTCTACACACCTGATATCAGCTTGACTGTGATACACAGCTTTGAGAAGGACTCTTCTCCCTTACTTCAGATTCTCCTTGGATACatctccctgcttctccccccgcTGATGAACCCAATCGTGTAcagcgtgaaaagcaaacacctttgTGTGAAGATAATCAGGGTGTTCATCAAGTGA